A portion of the Marinobacter alexandrii genome contains these proteins:
- the nspC gene encoding carboxynorspermidine decarboxylase, producing the protein MKIPSPCFVLDERKLIHNLQVIDKVQKKAGVEIILAFKGFAMWSSFPILKKYIGGATASSLNEAKLCNEEMRTKSHTYCVAFSDEEFDEIISLSSYVTFNSLSQYKKFVDRVPTDVSIGLRINPEWSDVETDLYNPSSPVSRLGITKENLEELPDRVEGLHFHVLCESDSYALEKVLISVEKRFGVFLSQIKWINMGGGHLMTREGYNVNHLIKILSRFKDKHELNVILEPGSAFAWNTGDLHTTVLDIVENGGKKTAIFDGSFTCHMPDCLEMPYRPKLDAGSDEQIEKWHPYRLGGVSCLAGDYLDDYWFRNPLSVGDSIIFKDMIHYTMVKTSTFNGVKHPSIGILRENKKFELVKKFGYNDFKDRLS; encoded by the coding sequence ATGAAAATTCCATCTCCTTGTTTTGTTCTGGATGAAAGAAAACTTATTCATAACCTTCAGGTAATTGATAAAGTACAGAAGAAAGCTGGAGTAGAAATCATCTTGGCTTTTAAGGGGTTTGCGATGTGGAGCTCTTTTCCTATTTTGAAGAAATACATAGGAGGGGCCACTGCAAGCTCACTCAACGAAGCTAAACTTTGCAATGAGGAGATGCGAACCAAGTCTCATACCTATTGCGTAGCATTCTCAGATGAAGAATTTGATGAAATCATTTCCTTATCCTCATATGTTACATTCAATTCCTTAAGTCAGTATAAAAAATTTGTAGATAGAGTGCCGACCGATGTAAGTATTGGTTTACGAATAAACCCTGAGTGGTCTGATGTCGAAACAGACTTATATAATCCATCAAGCCCCGTTTCCAGACTTGGCATTACGAAGGAAAATTTGGAGGAATTACCAGACAGAGTCGAAGGGCTTCATTTTCATGTACTCTGTGAGTCTGATTCTTATGCACTTGAGAAGGTTCTCATTTCTGTTGAAAAACGATTTGGTGTTTTTTTGTCTCAGATCAAATGGATAAACATGGGAGGAGGGCATCTGATGACACGTGAAGGATATAATGTCAATCATTTGATTAAGATACTTTCGAGATTTAAAGACAAGCATGAACTAAATGTTATCCTCGAGCCAGGCAGTGCTTTTGCATGGAATACAGGTGATCTTCATACGACTGTTTTGGATATCGTGGAGAATGGAGGAAAGAAGACAGCAATCTTCGATGGATCATTTACTTGTCATATGCCTGATTGTCTTGAAATGCCCTATCGACCAAAATTGGATGCTGGATCAGATGAACAAATAGAGAAATGGCATCCATATAGATTGGGAGGAGTTAGTTGTTTAGCTGGTGATTATTTAGATGATTATTGGTTTAGAAACCCATTAAGTGTAGGTGATTCTATCATATTTAAAGACATGATTCACTACACCATGGTAAAAACGAGCACTTTCAATGGAGTAAAACACCCCTCGATAGGTATACTTCGAGAAAACAAAAAATTCGAATTGGTGAAGAAGTTTGGATACAATGATTTTAAAGATAGGCTCTCTTAG
- a CDS encoding DinB family protein has translation MIDLQKIPKYYRGYVESLGEGELVPLLLRTGDAFISFCKLLNEAQGLYKYAEDKWTVKDVILHSIDAERVFAYRAMRFARNDKTELSGFDQNIYVPEAYANDRSIHSLLSEFTNVRASTVDMFSSFSEEVRQRTGKASGVEISVEAIGFIISGHLSHHLDIIKERYTS, from the coding sequence ATGATTGATTTACAGAAGATACCAAAATATTATCGAGGATATGTTGAATCCTTAGGAGAAGGTGAGCTTGTGCCACTATTACTTCGAACCGGGGATGCATTTATTTCTTTTTGCAAGCTTTTGAATGAAGCTCAGGGATTATATAAGTATGCGGAAGATAAGTGGACAGTAAAAGATGTGATACTTCACTCTATTGATGCAGAAAGAGTTTTTGCTTATCGTGCGATGCGCTTTGCCAGAAATGACAAAACTGAACTATCTGGATTTGATCAAAACATATATGTTCCTGAAGCATATGCAAACGATAGAAGCATTCATTCTTTATTATCAGAATTCACGAACGTAAGAGCGAGCACTGTAGATATGTTTTCTTCGTTTAGCGAGGAGGTGAGACAAAGAACAGGCAAGGCAAGTGGAGTGGAAATAAGCGTTGAAGCTATTGGTTTCATCATTTCTGGTCATTTATCACACCACTTGGATATTATCAAAGAACGGTATACTTCATGA
- a CDS encoding saccharopine dehydrogenase family protein, whose protein sequence is MSKIVIIGAGGVGRVTAFKCAQNKDIFSEIVLASRTKSKCDDIAKDIENQLGVIIKTDQVDADHVDQVVGLFKRHDPKMVINVALPYQDLTIMDACLEAGVHYLDTANYEPLEEAKFEYKWQWAYQDRFKDAGLTAVLGCGFDPGVTSIFTSRAAKHFFDEIHYLDIVDCNAGDHGKAFATNFNPEINIREITQKGKFWENGQWVETNPFEFKKDLDYPNIGKRPSYLLYHEELESLVKNYPSIKRARFWMTFGEEYLTHLRVIQNIGMASIEPVNYEGKEIVPLQFLKEVLPNPGDLGENYEGETSIGCRIKGIKDGHEKTYYIWNNCSHKAAYDETGAQGVSYTTGVPAMIGASMMLTGKWTGAGVFNVEEFDSDPFLEKLKTSGLPWHEKHNIDLGMD, encoded by the coding sequence ATGTCCAAAATTGTAATCATTGGAGCAGGTGGAGTCGGTAGAGTTACGGCTTTCAAGTGTGCTCAAAACAAAGATATTTTTTCTGAGATAGTTCTGGCATCACGAACAAAATCTAAATGTGATGACATTGCAAAAGACATTGAAAATCAGCTTGGCGTAATTATAAAAACAGATCAGGTTGATGCCGATCATGTAGATCAAGTAGTTGGATTGTTCAAGAGACATGACCCAAAGATGGTCATCAATGTAGCCTTACCCTATCAGGATCTTACAATCATGGATGCCTGTCTGGAAGCTGGAGTTCATTATTTAGATACAGCTAACTATGAACCACTTGAAGAGGCCAAATTTGAATATAAGTGGCAGTGGGCTTATCAGGATCGATTCAAAGATGCAGGCCTAACAGCGGTGTTAGGTTGTGGTTTTGATCCGGGAGTTACAAGCATATTTACTTCCCGAGCTGCAAAACACTTCTTTGATGAAATACATTACCTGGATATTGTAGACTGTAATGCTGGAGATCATGGAAAGGCATTTGCTACCAACTTTAACCCTGAAATTAACATTCGTGAGATTACTCAGAAAGGTAAATTTTGGGAAAATGGTCAATGGGTAGAAACAAATCCATTTGAGTTTAAAAAGGACTTAGATTATCCAAATATTGGAAAACGCCCTTCTTATCTACTTTATCATGAAGAGTTAGAATCTTTGGTTAAAAACTACCCTTCTATAAAAAGAGCTCGATTCTGGATGACATTTGGAGAGGAATACCTTACGCATTTAAGAGTGATTCAGAATATTGGAATGGCTTCCATTGAGCCTGTGAACTATGAAGGAAAAGAAATAGTACCTCTTCAGTTTTTGAAGGAGGTACTTCCCAACCCGGGTGACTTAGGTGAAAACTATGAAGGAGAAACATCCATTGGATGTAGGATCAAAGGCATCAAAGATGGTCATGAAAAGACCTACTACATTTGGAATAACTGCAGTCATAAAGCTGCGTATGATGAGACAGGAGCTCAGGGAGTTTCGTATACCACAGGTGTGCCAGCGATGATTGGTGCTTCTATGATGCTCACGGGGAAATGGACAGGTGCTGGAGTATTTAATGTAGAGGAATTTGATTCAGATCCCTTTCTTGAAAAACTGAAAACATCAGGCTTACCTTGGCATGAAAAGCACAATATTGACTTAGGAATGGACTAA
- a CDS encoding DUF5916 domain-containing protein, protein MHNQRTISFVVLFISGIYLFAQSDQAQTKSYTTDRTKTEISIDGLLNDEAWDQVEWGGDFNGHRPEYMVDPTQKTQFKILYDAKYIYVGIRAFDTEPEKIERRMTRRDGFDGDRVTVMFDSYFDKRTAFSFTASASGVKGEEYVSNNGDDWDSTWDPIWYLRTSIDSEGWIAEMKIPLSQLRFANKESHTWGIQLSRNFFRGNEVYTWQPVDPNAPGWVHLFGELNGLKGIKPQKQFEIQPYVLASVEKYPIEEENEFRNEGKEFNGNVGLDAKIGITSDITLDLTFNPDFGQVDADPSAVNLSAFQLFFQERRPFFLEGSSLLTFGTSGGPNNLFYSRRIGGRPIGRLPSDIQNSDFPNQTQILGAAKLTGKNAKGFSWGLLESFTNREIIDVIDTLGVMRQERVQPYTNYLVGRVQQDINGGKTVVGAMATNMNRIDNTGENLELAHNNAQSAGVDIDHNFRDRKYGIELRYAMSRVEGSKEALLRTQTSSERFFQRSNNNHREVDSTRTDLVGSAASVRFGKRSGDWRWTIGSNYRSPGLALNDVGFLRQTDDINNWVWTQYRVNKVTNTFRSQRYNIYAENNNDFGGAVTGRGINMNMNLEFNNYWEFGQGAWFGASRVSNADLRGGPSIKYPGNINYWFRVESNSRKRVRVSLNNRFNWGNNNFSKGYNVSLDLNIRPTDAMQISISPRANWNRNELQYITQTDFEDDTRYILGTVKRQTYSMSVRANYNITPNLTLEFWGQPFIATGEFSEFKRVHLPNSENYDQRFANYSESEIVFNEEDESYEVFETNSTDADYSFSDPNFNIVQFRSNFVMRWEYIPGSTLFLVWASNGSAFNRSSENGFGDLSSQLSNLEGSNTFLIKYTYRFIL, encoded by the coding sequence ATGCACAATCAAAGAACGATTAGTTTCGTTGTTCTTTTTATTTCTGGAATTTATCTTTTTGCTCAGTCAGATCAGGCTCAAACTAAATCTTATACAACTGATCGTACTAAAACAGAGATATCAATAGATGGCTTACTAAATGATGAGGCGTGGGATCAGGTTGAATGGGGAGGAGACTTCAATGGGCACAGGCCTGAATACATGGTTGACCCAACTCAAAAGACACAATTCAAGATTCTCTATGATGCAAAATATATATATGTAGGTATTCGAGCTTTTGACACTGAGCCAGAGAAAATTGAGAGACGAATGACAAGGAGGGATGGATTCGATGGAGACCGTGTTACCGTGATGTTTGATAGCTATTTTGACAAACGAACAGCGTTTTCTTTCACCGCTTCTGCTTCTGGGGTAAAAGGAGAGGAGTATGTTTCGAATAATGGAGACGATTGGGACTCTACATGGGATCCTATATGGTATTTGCGCACTAGCATAGATAGTGAAGGGTGGATTGCTGAAATGAAAATACCATTATCACAGTTGCGATTTGCTAATAAAGAATCGCACACTTGGGGAATTCAGCTTTCAAGAAATTTCTTTAGAGGAAATGAAGTTTACACATGGCAACCAGTAGATCCTAACGCCCCGGGATGGGTTCATTTGTTTGGAGAATTGAATGGTCTCAAAGGAATCAAACCACAGAAACAGTTTGAGATTCAGCCATATGTACTTGCATCAGTGGAAAAATACCCAATCGAAGAAGAAAATGAGTTTAGAAATGAAGGTAAAGAATTTAATGGAAATGTAGGGTTGGACGCCAAGATTGGAATTACATCAGATATTACACTTGACTTAACGTTTAACCCTGATTTCGGTCAAGTAGACGCAGATCCATCGGCCGTTAACCTTTCGGCTTTTCAATTATTTTTTCAGGAGAGAAGACCTTTTTTCCTTGAAGGGAGTAGTCTATTGACCTTTGGAACAAGTGGTGGTCCAAATAATTTGTTCTATTCTCGTCGGATAGGGGGAAGACCTATTGGAAGATTACCCTCTGATATTCAGAATTCTGATTTCCCCAACCAGACGCAAATATTAGGAGCTGCTAAGCTGACAGGTAAGAATGCGAAAGGATTCTCGTGGGGATTGTTAGAGTCCTTCACAAATAGGGAGATTATAGATGTAATAGACACACTTGGTGTGATGCGTCAAGAACGAGTACAGCCTTATACAAACTATTTAGTGGGAAGAGTTCAGCAGGATATCAACGGTGGAAAAACTGTCGTTGGTGCTATGGCGACTAATATGAATCGCATAGACAATACTGGAGAAAATTTAGAGCTAGCACATAATAATGCACAAAGCGCTGGAGTGGATATTGATCACAATTTTAGAGATCGAAAGTATGGCATAGAGCTACGCTATGCAATGAGTCGAGTAGAAGGATCAAAAGAAGCACTATTAAGAACACAAACTTCCTCTGAGCGCTTTTTTCAGAGATCAAATAACAATCATAGAGAAGTAGATTCAACCCGTACGGATCTAGTTGGATCTGCTGCTTCGGTGAGGTTTGGTAAGAGAAGTGGCGACTGGAGATGGACTATAGGGAGCAATTATAGGTCCCCCGGTCTAGCACTGAATGATGTTGGATTTCTTCGGCAAACTGATGATATAAACAATTGGGTCTGGACCCAATATCGAGTGAATAAAGTGACGAATACATTTAGATCACAACGCTACAATATCTATGCTGAAAACAATAATGATTTTGGTGGAGCAGTCACAGGACGTGGCATCAACATGAATATGAACCTGGAGTTTAACAACTACTGGGAATTTGGACAAGGAGCTTGGTTTGGCGCTTCGCGAGTTTCCAATGCGGACCTTAGAGGAGGTCCTTCAATTAAATACCCAGGAAATATAAACTACTGGTTTAGGGTTGAATCTAATAGCCGAAAAAGAGTGAGAGTATCTCTAAATAACCGATTTAATTGGGGTAATAATAATTTCTCGAAAGGGTATAATGTTTCTCTTGACTTGAATATCAGACCAACTGATGCCATGCAGATCTCCATTTCGCCAAGAGCAAATTGGAATAGGAATGAGCTCCAGTACATTACACAAACGGATTTCGAAGATGATACGCGTTACATATTAGGTACTGTGAAGAGACAAACGTATAGTATGTCTGTAAGAGCTAATTATAATATCACACCAAACCTTACATTGGAATTTTGGGGTCAGCCATTTATTGCAACAGGCGAATTCAGTGAGTTTAAGCGAGTTCATTTACCTAATTCAGAGAATTACGATCAACGTTTTGCTAACTATTCAGAATCGGAAATTGTCTTCAACGAAGAAGACGAATCCTATGAAGTGTTTGAAACAAATTCTACTGATGCAGACTATTCATTTTCAGACCCTAACTTCAACATCGTTCAATTTAGATCAAATTTTGTGATGCGGTGGGAGTACATACCAGGATCTACCTTGTTTCTTGTATGGGCGAGTAATGGGTCAGCGTTTAATAGATCATCAGAAAATGGATTTGGCGATTTGAGTTCACAACTCTCAAACCTTGAAGGAAGCAATACTTTCTTAATTAAATATACTTACCGTTTTATTCTATAA
- a CDS encoding RNA polymerase sigma factor — MSVTEDKLIKGCQKGKKEFQQALYDKYCNGMYLVALRYSKMQQEAEDILQEAFIKVFKNIKSFRKDSSLAYWIKRIVVNTALNHQRSKLYLYPMVDVNELSDWSDRESIVSSLSYDELLGLIRELPTGCQVIFNLFAIEGYKHHEIADKLQISEGTSKSQYSRAKTLLAEKVMKREQIRYGSGEL; from the coding sequence ATGTCGGTAACTGAGGATAAATTGATAAAAGGATGCCAAAAAGGCAAGAAAGAATTCCAGCAAGCGCTGTATGATAAGTATTGCAATGGAATGTATCTGGTGGCCTTGAGGTATTCGAAAATGCAACAAGAGGCTGAGGATATACTTCAGGAAGCTTTTATCAAAGTATTTAAAAATATCAAATCCTTTAGAAAGGATTCGTCGTTGGCATATTGGATTAAGCGAATAGTTGTGAATACAGCACTAAATCATCAAAGAAGTAAATTATACCTCTACCCAATGGTAGATGTAAATGAATTGAGTGATTGGAGTGATAGAGAATCAATTGTATCCAGCTTGAGTTATGATGAATTGTTAGGATTAATCAGGGAACTACCAACAGGGTGCCAGGTTATTTTTAATCTTTTTGCCATAGAAGGGTATAAGCATCACGAAATAGCTGATAAGCTTCAGATTAGTGAAGGAACTTCTAAATCACAATATTCAAGAGCAAAAACGCTACTGGCGGAAAAGGTAATGAAGCGAGAACAGATAAGATATGGGTCCGGAGAGCTTTGA